One genomic region from Burkholderia latens encodes:
- a CDS encoding phage tail assembly protein produces MSLKRTDALRLDTPIVRGEQKIEAVTLAMSGSGALRGVTLTDVLQLDVIALSKVLPRVSSPTLTDQDVLRMDPADLVKLGTELAGFLVPNSVKQDASLDPSTT; encoded by the coding sequence ATGTCCCTGAAACGAACCGACGCGCTGCGTCTCGACACCCCGATCGTGCGCGGCGAGCAGAAAATCGAAGCCGTCACACTGGCCATGTCGGGCAGCGGCGCGCTGCGCGGCGTCACGCTCACCGACGTTCTGCAGCTCGACGTGATCGCACTGTCGAAGGTGCTGCCGCGCGTCAGCAGCCCGACGCTGACCGACCAGGACGTGCTGCGCATGGACCCGGCCGACCTGGTCAAGCTCGGCACGGAGCTTGCCGGTTTTTTGGTACCGAACTCCGTGAAGCAGGACGCCTCCCTCGATCCGTCGACGACGTGA
- a CDS encoding GpE family phage tail protein: protein MADIALVFHWTPDVMNAMSLDELMTWREHARVRYERGDE from the coding sequence ATGGCCGACATCGCCCTCGTTTTCCACTGGACGCCTGACGTGATGAACGCCATGTCGCTGGATGAACTGATGACCTGGCGCGAGCACGCGCGCGTCCGCTACGAACGGGGCGATGAATGA
- a CDS encoding phage tail sheath protein, translating to MPSDYHHGVRVIEINDGTRPIRTVSTAVIGMVCTGDDADATTFPENRPFLITDVRSAIGRAGTKGTLARSLDAIAAQTSPLIVGVRVPTGKDADETTSNVIGTTTADGQYTGMKALLAANTRLGVKPRVLGCPGLDTLPVATELATVAQRLRGFAYVNAFGAKTKEEAVAYRANFGQRELMTIWPDFVNWNITTNAEDITWATARALGMRAKIDEETGWHKTISNVVVNGVTGISRDVFWDLQDPNTDAGYLNSHDVTTLVNANGYRLWGSRTCSEDKLWAFENYVRSAQVIADTMAEAHLWAVDQPMSRTLMHDIVDGVNAKFRAWKTAGYLIDGQCWFDPAANEKDSLKAGHGFIDYDFCPVPPLEDLTFRQRITDRYLVKFAESIAV from the coding sequence TTGCCTTCTGATTACCACCACGGCGTACGCGTCATTGAAATCAATGACGGTACGCGCCCCATCCGCACGGTCAGCACGGCCGTGATCGGCATGGTCTGTACCGGCGATGACGCCGATGCCACCACCTTTCCCGAGAACCGTCCCTTCCTCATCACGGACGTGCGCTCCGCAATCGGCCGCGCCGGCACGAAGGGCACGCTCGCGCGTTCGCTCGACGCGATCGCTGCGCAGACCTCGCCGCTGATCGTCGGCGTGCGCGTGCCGACCGGCAAGGACGCGGACGAAACGACCAGCAACGTGATCGGCACGACGACCGCGGACGGCCAGTACACCGGCATGAAGGCGCTGCTCGCTGCGAACACCCGGCTCGGCGTCAAACCGCGCGTGCTCGGTTGCCCAGGTCTGGACACCCTGCCTGTCGCGACCGAGCTGGCGACGGTCGCTCAAAGGCTGCGCGGCTTTGCATACGTCAACGCGTTCGGCGCGAAGACGAAAGAAGAGGCCGTCGCCTACCGCGCGAATTTCGGTCAGCGCGAGCTGATGACGATCTGGCCGGACTTCGTGAACTGGAACATCACGACCAACGCCGAGGACATCACCTGGGCCACGGCGCGCGCGCTCGGCATGCGCGCGAAGATCGACGAAGAAACCGGCTGGCACAAGACGATCTCCAACGTCGTCGTGAACGGTGTCACAGGTATCAGCCGCGACGTGTTCTGGGACCTGCAGGACCCGAACACCGACGCCGGCTACCTGAACAGCCACGACGTCACCACGCTCGTGAACGCGAATGGTTACCGTCTGTGGGGATCGCGGACCTGTTCCGAGGACAAGCTGTGGGCGTTCGAGAACTACGTGCGCAGCGCACAGGTGATCGCCGACACGATGGCCGAGGCGCACCTGTGGGCGGTCGACCAGCCGATGAGCCGCACGCTGATGCACGACATCGTCGACGGCGTAAACGCGAAGTTCCGCGCGTGGAAAACGGCCGGCTACTTGATCGACGGCCAGTGCTGGTTCGATCCGGCGGCCAACGAGAAGGATTCTCTCAAAGCCGGCCATGGCTTCATCGACTACGACTTCTGCCCGGTTCCGCCACTCGAAGACCTGACGTTCCGGCAGCGCATCACGGATCGCTACCTGGTCAAGTTCGCGGAAAGCATCGCTGTCTGA
- a CDS encoding tail fiber assembly protein, whose product MTNTNTMLHVEQAAFILARKFPKLERCVDYWVSHPVDEKTLKQTKSAWVPIWYPRNIPQPTPVDLLNWWPEFAAEYELMIGAPERVRTERDALLAEADRLVERAADAGDADREAALRRYRAALRDVPQQAGFPLDVVWPQLPA is encoded by the coding sequence ATGACGAACACCAACACCATGCTCCACGTCGAGCAAGCGGCGTTCATTCTGGCGAGGAAATTTCCGAAGCTCGAGCGCTGCGTAGATTACTGGGTCTCGCACCCAGTTGACGAGAAAACACTGAAGCAAACGAAATCGGCATGGGTGCCGATCTGGTATCCGCGCAACATTCCGCAGCCGACGCCGGTAGACCTGTTGAACTGGTGGCCGGAATTCGCAGCGGAATACGAACTGATGATCGGCGCGCCAGAGCGCGTGCGCACCGAGCGCGACGCGCTGCTCGCCGAAGCCGATCGCTTGGTCGAACGTGCGGCGGACGCCGGCGACGCCGATCGCGAAGCCGCCCTTCGGCGCTATCGCGCTGCGCTGCGCGACGTGCCGCAGCAGGCCGGCTTTCCGCTCGACGTCGTCTGGCCGCAGTTGCCCGCGTAG
- a CDS encoding Com family DNA-binding transcriptional regulator — protein MQDIRCGSCNRKLGAGEYVRLTIKCPRCGAMNILRATSPLPAGHRASDTRDSLHATHSLR, from the coding sequence ATGCAGGACATCCGATGCGGAAGCTGTAACCGCAAACTCGGTGCCGGCGAATACGTCCGGCTCACCATCAAATGCCCGCGTTGCGGCGCAATGAATATCCTGAGGGCCACGAGCCCCTTACCCGCAGGCCACCGAGCCTCCGATACAAGGGATTCGCTCCATGCAACACACTCTCTCCGCTGA
- a CDS encoding OB-fold protein: MKKLLKVLGIVVGVVFAIGIVGAIFGEKPTTGTSTASNAPTGTSTASNSVSEASKPVEKVSVTAGALFTAYEKNEVAADQKYKGKALSVSGTIQSIDKDAFDNIVVKLRSSNEFMPVNAYLSKEHEALAASLEKGKKVTWTCEGDGRLIGSPMLRDCTPA; the protein is encoded by the coding sequence ATGAAGAAACTGCTCAAAGTGCTTGGCATCGTCGTCGGTGTCGTTTTTGCTATCGGGATCGTGGGAGCCATTTTTGGCGAGAAGCCGACCACGGGAACGTCGACAGCGTCGAACGCACCAACCGGAACTTCGACTGCCTCGAACTCGGTAAGCGAGGCATCCAAGCCGGTTGAGAAAGTCAGTGTGACCGCCGGAGCGCTTTTCACTGCATACGAGAAAAACGAAGTTGCCGCGGACCAAAAATACAAGGGCAAGGCCCTGTCGGTGAGCGGAACGATTCAGAGCATCGATAAGGATGCGTTCGACAATATCGTGGTGAAGCTGCGGTCCAGTAACGAATTCATGCCCGTCAACGCGTACCTGAGCAAAGAGCACGAGGCACTTGCGGCGTCGCTTGAGAAAGGCAAGAAGGTGACGTGGACTTGCGAAGGTGACGGCCGCCTGATCGGTAGCCCGATGTTGCGCGATTGCACGCCTGCGTAA
- a CDS encoding phage tail protein: protein MAGNLIYITDAGRAALVAPGNTGTNAHQVTQIGLATAAFVFKPDMTALPSELKRITTFGGDTVANDTIHIVIQDDSADQYKLYGFGLYLDNGVLFGVYVQNDLILEKAAASMLLLAADTVFTSIDVTKLVFGPTTFLNPPATTERKGVVELATQTEVDDGADNTRAVTPKTVASRYAALTGARFTGDIGAPNYIITGRGAVNRWRIGKSDTDDFALNAFDDDGATQRRVVEIARASQVVNFAKRPMWAGATPWDSANVTPLDKNTGGQVNGNLTLYGAGDYGSQLVFNSNGYTPRIQVQASAAKWMVTNGANTAANLAVNDAGTVTARGELQAGGGTSVLAADGNLYGSQWGGWLSNFLPNNYVNRAGASMWGRLTLARDGWDADLGLRAADGASTYLRARRAGGLELINNAYNAVTWSVDDWGTMYMRGQTILQTDGNLWCAYRGAWMSSILDDLYNRDNTKANVGARVQWDSGVNNFGTIDRLNGALPAPWVVCGLSGPGNGTANAITVYGVVLRNQ from the coding sequence ATGGCTGGAAACCTCATCTACATCACGGACGCCGGCCGCGCCGCACTGGTGGCACCCGGCAACACAGGGACCAACGCGCACCAGGTCACGCAGATTGGCCTCGCCACGGCGGCCTTCGTGTTCAAACCGGATATGACCGCGCTGCCGAGCGAGTTGAAGCGAATCACGACGTTCGGCGGCGATACCGTCGCCAACGACACAATCCACATCGTGATCCAGGACGACAGCGCGGACCAGTACAAGCTGTACGGGTTCGGGCTGTACCTGGACAACGGCGTGTTGTTCGGCGTCTACGTGCAGAACGATCTGATCCTGGAAAAAGCAGCGGCCTCGATGCTGTTGCTGGCCGCCGATACCGTGTTCACCTCGATCGACGTGACGAAGCTCGTTTTCGGGCCGACGACGTTCCTAAATCCGCCCGCGACGACCGAGCGCAAGGGCGTCGTCGAACTGGCGACGCAGACCGAGGTCGACGACGGTGCGGACAACACGCGCGCCGTGACGCCGAAGACTGTAGCGAGCCGATATGCCGCGCTCACGGGCGCGCGCTTCACCGGCGATATTGGCGCTCCAAACTACATCATCACCGGCCGGGGTGCCGTCAACCGATGGCGGATCGGCAAATCCGATACTGACGATTTCGCGCTCAACGCTTTCGACGACGACGGTGCAACGCAGCGGCGCGTCGTGGAAATCGCGCGCGCCTCCCAGGTCGTCAACTTCGCGAAGCGCCCGATGTGGGCCGGTGCGACGCCGTGGGACAGTGCGAACGTCACGCCACTTGACAAGAACACCGGCGGCCAGGTCAATGGAAACCTCACCCTGTATGGCGCAGGCGACTACGGGTCGCAGCTCGTCTTCAACTCGAACGGTTACACGCCGCGGATTCAGGTGCAGGCGTCGGCGGCGAAGTGGATGGTCACGAACGGCGCGAATACGGCCGCGAACCTGGCAGTCAACGATGCCGGCACGGTCACGGCACGCGGCGAACTGCAGGCCGGTGGCGGTACGTCGGTGCTCGCGGCCGACGGAAACCTGTATGGGAGCCAATGGGGCGGATGGCTGTCGAATTTCCTGCCAAACAACTACGTCAACCGAGCTGGCGCGTCGATGTGGGGCCGTCTGACGCTTGCGAGGGACGGATGGGATGCGGACCTTGGCTTACGTGCGGCCGATGGCGCATCGACGTATCTGCGCGCGCGGCGCGCTGGCGGCCTGGAACTCATCAACAACGCGTACAACGCCGTCACATGGTCGGTAGACGACTGGGGCACGATGTATATGCGCGGCCAAACTATTCTCCAAACGGACGGGAACCTGTGGTGCGCATATCGCGGCGCGTGGATGAGTTCCATCCTCGACGATCTGTACAACCGCGACAACACGAAGGCCAACGTCGGCGCACGCGTGCAGTGGGATTCCGGCGTGAACAATTTCGGCACGATCGATCGGCTCAACGGTGCACTACCCGCGCCGTGGGTCGTCTGCGGCCTGAGCGGTCCGGGCAACGGCACGGCCAACGCAATCACTGTCTACGGCGTAGTTTTGAGGAACCAATGA
- a CDS encoding phage major tail tube protein, whose protein sequence is MALPSKLKNFNVFEDGVSFVGEVPEIQLPKLTRKMEAYRGGGMNAEVDIDLGMEKLELGLTMGGFMKEMFKTWGTSKIDGVSVRFAGSYQRDDTEETDAVEVYVRGRYKEIDPGKAKAGDNADQTGTMSLSYYRLVVNGENLIEIDIPNFVEIVGGVDRLAQQRRALGL, encoded by the coding sequence ATGGCTCTGCCATCCAAACTGAAGAATTTCAACGTGTTCGAGGACGGCGTTTCGTTCGTCGGCGAGGTGCCCGAGATCCAGTTGCCGAAGCTCACGCGCAAGATGGAGGCGTATCGCGGCGGCGGCATGAATGCCGAGGTCGACATCGACCTCGGCATGGAGAAGCTCGAGCTGGGCCTCACGATGGGCGGCTTCATGAAGGAGATGTTCAAGACGTGGGGCACGTCGAAGATCGACGGTGTCTCCGTACGCTTCGCCGGTTCCTATCAACGTGACGACACCGAAGAAACCGATGCGGTCGAGGTGTACGTGCGCGGTCGCTACAAGGAAATCGACCCCGGCAAGGCCAAGGCCGGCGACAACGCCGACCAGACCGGAACGATGTCGCTGTCGTATTACCGCCTCGTCGTCAACGGCGAAAACCTGATCGAGATCGACATCCCGAACTTCGTCGAGATCGTCGGCGGCGTCGATCGCCTCGCCCAGCAGCGCCGCGCACTCGGCCTGTAA
- a CDS encoding phage tail tape measure protein, with protein MSDRSLRLEVVLKALDQASRPIREIATKNRTLVKELRDSRARLKEFNDTQRRIGEFREMRTGLANTATKLADAQKRVKELATSLRAYGPPSQQMVAELAKARQASSKLGAAFKKQSASVDELRTRLNRAGVDTGKLSQHERTLRTDIAATTGAIDAQSRRLDALNTRQKRIADARAKMGAMRGAAAEMAVGGYAARATGSHILNDLREPLAEAKKVQNERGRIQALGLGDHSTQDAERYVRSMKSIGVSTSENMTLMRDAMSIFADEHHAQMVMPTLAKMKFANEAMFGAGQGHENEEKFMNMLKVIELRGGTKSETKFKSEANMVQQVLSATGGRVGGDEWRNFIQTGKVAAKQMRQDAFYYQMEPLIQEMGGHAAGTGVQAAYSNLMQGKTTVRAAKRLVELGLVNKKDVEYNTIGNVKRIKPGALIQGDLFNASPFEWMEKVLLPKLKAKGITSDAKILEEFSTIMTNGNGANLFATMFMQREQIHKNEKLNGGAYGIDKLHELGQKQTEGKELIALEKVRNLRTAIGEQVLPVYNRALELTTSVLERLLGFAKQYPNFTRAVAIGAAGLGVLLAVLGTLTIALAGVLGPLAIVRFSMSVLGIQGGLLVRALAAVAQTLLLVGRVALLNPVGLVIAAIAMAAFLIVKYWEPIKAFFAGFWQGLTEGLKPLAPLVSRAFAILGTAFEPLKPLFDWLTGALKGVWDWLTRLLAPVDASKKSLDAAAGAGRAFGTWLTDIIVGLAQASARFAEFGSNLMSGLVNGITNGLGAVKTAIQSAGDSVVGWFKERLGIHSPSRVFATLGGFTMAGLDQGLREGQDGPLSTVLEVGKRIVAAGAGIGITGAAIAGGAPLTVDNRPPLTVASAAARAPVAPAPITINLYAAPGMDVQALAQEVRQVLRQEQAAQAARERSRLRDRD; from the coding sequence ATGAGTGATCGTTCCCTGCGCCTTGAGGTCGTCCTCAAGGCGCTCGACCAGGCGAGCCGGCCGATCCGCGAGATCGCCACCAAGAACCGTACGCTCGTGAAGGAGTTGCGGGACTCCCGCGCGCGCCTCAAGGAATTCAACGATACGCAGCGGCGCATCGGCGAGTTCCGCGAGATGCGCACCGGGCTCGCCAACACCGCGACGAAGCTCGCCGACGCGCAGAAGAGGGTCAAGGAACTCGCGACGTCGTTGCGTGCGTACGGGCCGCCGTCTCAACAGATGGTTGCTGAGCTGGCGAAGGCGCGGCAAGCCTCGTCGAAGCTCGGCGCCGCGTTCAAGAAGCAATCCGCCAGCGTCGACGAGCTGCGCACGCGGCTGAACCGCGCCGGCGTCGACACGGGCAAGCTCTCCCAGCACGAGCGCACGCTGCGCACCGACATCGCCGCAACAACCGGCGCGATCGACGCCCAATCGCGCCGGCTCGACGCGCTGAACACGCGTCAGAAGCGCATCGCGGACGCGCGCGCAAAAATGGGCGCCATGCGCGGTGCAGCGGCAGAAATGGCGGTCGGCGGATATGCCGCGCGTGCGACCGGCTCGCACATCCTCAACGATCTGCGCGAACCGCTCGCCGAGGCGAAGAAGGTGCAGAACGAGCGCGGCCGCATTCAGGCGCTCGGCCTGGGCGACCACTCGACGCAGGACGCTGAGCGCTACGTGCGCTCGATGAAATCGATCGGCGTGTCGACGTCCGAGAACATGACGCTGATGCGTGACGCGATGTCCATTTTCGCGGACGAGCATCATGCACAGATGGTCATGCCGACGCTCGCGAAGATGAAGTTCGCGAACGAGGCGATGTTCGGTGCCGGTCAGGGGCATGAGAACGAAGAAAAGTTCATGAACATGCTGAAAGTGATCGAGCTGCGCGGCGGCACGAAAAGCGAAACGAAGTTCAAGAGCGAAGCGAACATGGTCCAGCAGGTGCTGTCCGCGACGGGCGGCCGCGTCGGCGGCGACGAGTGGCGCAACTTTATCCAGACCGGCAAGGTCGCCGCGAAGCAGATGCGCCAGGACGCGTTCTATTACCAGATGGAGCCGCTGATTCAGGAAATGGGCGGGCATGCCGCCGGCACTGGCGTGCAGGCCGCGTACAGCAACCTGATGCAGGGCAAAACGACCGTGCGTGCCGCGAAGCGCCTGGTCGAGCTGGGGCTCGTCAACAAGAAGGACGTCGAGTACAACACGATCGGCAATGTGAAGCGCATCAAGCCCGGCGCGTTGATTCAGGGCGATCTCTTCAACGCGTCGCCGTTCGAGTGGATGGAGAAGGTGCTGCTGCCGAAGCTGAAGGCCAAGGGCATCACGTCGGACGCGAAGATCCTGGAGGAATTCTCCACGATCATGACGAACGGCAACGGCGCGAACCTGTTCGCGACGATGTTCATGCAGCGCGAGCAGATCCACAAGAACGAAAAGCTGAACGGTGGCGCGTACGGCATTGATAAGCTGCACGAGCTGGGCCAGAAGCAAACCGAAGGGAAGGAGCTGATCGCGCTCGAGAAGGTGCGCAATCTGCGCACCGCCATCGGGGAGCAGGTGCTGCCCGTGTACAACCGAGCGCTCGAGTTGACCACGAGCGTGCTCGAGCGGCTGCTCGGCTTCGCGAAGCAATACCCGAATTTCACGCGTGCGGTCGCGATCGGCGCGGCCGGCCTCGGTGTGCTGCTCGCCGTGCTCGGCACGTTGACGATCGCGCTCGCGGGCGTTCTTGGTCCGCTCGCGATCGTGCGCTTCAGCATGTCGGTTCTCGGCATCCAGGGCGGCCTCCTCGTGCGTGCGCTCGCAGCCGTCGCACAAACCCTGCTGTTGGTTGGTCGCGTCGCGTTGTTGAATCCGGTCGGCCTTGTGATCGCTGCGATTGCGATGGCCGCCTTCCTCATCGTCAAGTATTGGGAGCCGATCAAGGCGTTTTTCGCGGGTTTCTGGCAAGGGCTCACCGAGGGCCTGAAGCCGCTCGCCCCGCTCGTGAGCCGAGCGTTCGCGATTCTCGGCACCGCGTTCGAGCCGCTCAAACCCCTGTTCGATTGGCTGACGGGTGCGCTGAAGGGGGTGTGGGACTGGCTGACACGGCTGCTCGCTCCCGTCGACGCCAGCAAGAAGAGCCTCGACGCCGCAGCCGGCGCCGGCCGAGCCTTCGGTACGTGGCTGACCGACATCATTGTCGGCCTGGCTCAGGCATCCGCGCGCTTCGCCGAGTTCGGCTCGAATCTCATGTCCGGGCTCGTCAACGGGATCACGAACGGTCTCGGCGCCGTGAAGACCGCGATCCAGTCCGCCGGCGACAGTGTGGTCGGCTGGTTCAAGGAACGGCTCGGTATCCATTCGCCGAGCCGCGTGTTCGCCACGCTCGGCGGCTTCACGATGGCCGGTCTCGACCAAGGTCTGCGCGAGGGTCAGGACGGCCCGCTGTCGACCGTGCTTGAAGTCGGCAAGCGGATCGTCGCCGCCGGCGCCGGCATCGGCATCACCGGCGCGGCGATCGCCGGCGGCGCACCGCTCACCGTCGACAACCGGCCGCCGCTTACGGTCGCGTCAGCCGCCGCACGCGCGCCGGTCGCGCCGGCGCCGATCACGATCAACTTGTACGCGGCGCCAGGAATGGATGTGCAGGCGCTCGCGCAAGAGGTTCGCCAGGTGTTGCGCCAAGAACAGGCCGCGCAGGCTGCACGCGAGCGCTCGCGTCTGCGTGATCGGGATTGA
- a CDS encoding DNA-methyltransferase: MQHTLSADLINRVHRADALSVMRALPDGCVDLVFTDPPYSSGGTTSASRSQSPSSKYIGGDVKTVYPEFQHDSKDQRSWTFWCMTWLAEAYRVCRNEAHLACFVDWRQLPSLTDAIQAAGFTWRGVAVWDKTSGRTRPRMGGFAQQTEFLVWATKGAVRRTDVYLPGVFSERLAHPKRHMTEKPAQLARDVVRLAPAGGVVLDPFAGSGTFLAAAKEAGLNWIGCELEPSYHQVATARLAELDVPPVAA; this comes from the coding sequence ATGCAACACACTCTCTCCGCTGATCTGATCAACCGCGTGCACCGGGCAGACGCACTGAGCGTCATGCGCGCGCTGCCCGATGGCTGCGTCGACCTGGTCTTCACCGATCCGCCCTACTCGTCCGGCGGCACGACGAGCGCTTCGCGCAGCCAGTCGCCGTCGAGCAAGTACATCGGCGGCGACGTGAAGACGGTCTATCCCGAATTCCAGCACGACAGCAAAGACCAGCGATCGTGGACGTTCTGGTGCATGACCTGGCTTGCGGAAGCCTATCGCGTCTGCCGCAACGAAGCGCACCTGGCCTGCTTCGTCGACTGGCGCCAGTTGCCGAGCCTCACTGATGCGATCCAGGCCGCCGGCTTCACCTGGCGCGGCGTCGCCGTATGGGACAAGACCAGCGGCCGCACGCGGCCGCGCATGGGTGGCTTCGCGCAGCAGACCGAATTCCTGGTCTGGGCGACCAAGGGCGCCGTGCGCCGCACCGACGTGTATCTGCCTGGCGTGTTCTCCGAGCGCCTCGCGCATCCGAAGCGCCATATGACCGAGAAGCCCGCGCAGCTCGCGCGCGACGTCGTGCGCCTGGCGCCGGCCGGCGGCGTCGTTCTGGACCCGTTCGCAGGGTCGGGCACGTTCCTCGCCGCAGCGAAGGAGGCCGGCTTGAACTGGATCGGTTGCGAGCTCGAGCCGAGCTATCACCAGGTCGCGACCGCGCGCCTGGCCGAGCTGGACGTCCCGCCCGTCGCCGCGTAG
- a CDS encoding phage late control D family protein translates to MNLSDIPGADLVQQVVIADDRVPRAIYSITLNGKNITKKFDGRLISLTLQDNRGFEADQLDISLDDSDGALEIPSRGVTLKLAIGWAGAANGLVDKGEFMVDEVRHTGTPDMLTIRARSVDLRAGLSIKKERSWHRQTVGAIVRAIASQNKVEARISKALDGQLVDHIDQTAESDANLLSRLAKMFDAIATVKNGLLLFIKAGEATTASGKPLPAVAITRDVGDRHEFGVADRDTYSGVQAFYLNTRTAKKQSTTVKRRRRRTTTKKKPIDKSGDVLFGTAENVKTLRHTYANKANATRAAKAEWEKLQRGVAEFSIVLALGRPELMTELPVTVRGYKRVIDDCNWIIARVTHTIDGNGGFTSDLDLEVKASEVPEIESEESE, encoded by the coding sequence ATGAACCTGTCGGACATCCCTGGTGCCGACCTGGTACAGCAGGTCGTGATCGCCGACGACCGCGTGCCGCGTGCGATCTACTCGATCACGCTCAACGGGAAGAACATCACGAAGAAGTTCGACGGTCGGCTGATCTCCCTGACGCTGCAGGACAACCGCGGCTTCGAAGCAGACCAGCTCGATATCAGCCTCGACGATTCTGACGGCGCCCTCGAGATTCCGAGCCGCGGCGTCACGCTGAAGCTGGCGATTGGCTGGGCCGGTGCGGCGAACGGCCTGGTCGACAAGGGCGAATTCATGGTCGACGAGGTTCGGCACACCGGCACGCCGGACATGTTGACGATCCGCGCGCGTAGCGTCGATCTGCGCGCGGGCCTGTCGATCAAGAAGGAGCGCTCCTGGCATCGGCAGACGGTCGGCGCGATCGTGCGCGCAATCGCCAGTCAGAACAAGGTCGAGGCGCGCATCAGCAAGGCGCTCGACGGGCAGCTCGTCGACCACATCGACCAGACGGCCGAGTCGGACGCCAATCTGCTGTCGCGCCTGGCGAAGATGTTCGATGCGATCGCCACCGTGAAGAATGGGCTGCTGCTCTTCATTAAGGCCGGCGAGGCGACCACAGCGAGCGGCAAGCCATTGCCAGCCGTCGCGATCACGCGCGATGTCGGCGACCGCCACGAGTTCGGCGTCGCGGATCGGGACACGTACTCGGGCGTGCAGGCGTTCTACCTGAACACGCGCACCGCGAAGAAGCAGTCGACCACCGTGAAGCGGCGCCGGCGTCGCACGACCACAAAGAAAAAGCCGATCGACAAGAGCGGCGACGTGTTGTTCGGCACGGCCGAGAACGTGAAGACGTTGCGGCACACGTACGCGAACAAGGCGAACGCGACGCGCGCGGCGAAAGCGGAATGGGAGAAGTTGCAGCGCGGCGTTGCAGAGTTCAGCATTGTGCTGGCGCTCGGCCGCCCCGAGCTGATGACCGAATTACCTGTAACCGTGCGCGGTTACAAACGTGTCATCGATGATTGCAACTGGATCATCGCACGCGTTACACATACGATCGACGGTAACGGCGGATTTACATCGGACCTCGATCTCGAGGTCAAGGCGAGCGAGGTGCCAGAGATCGAATCCGAAGAGAGCGAGTAG
- a CDS encoding phage tail protein codes for MMMALGLFVFSLSTLPYQELKRRRGWRFASNNRVGRKPARQYVGEDDETISLSGVLLPELTGGDMSLAVIEAMAGQHTAWPLIEGTGHIYGMFTIDNIDTTRTLFFDDGTARRIEFSIALTRNDDLDMLGIVTDAIKGAISL; via the coding sequence ATGATGATGGCGCTCGGGTTGTTCGTGTTCAGCCTGTCGACCCTGCCCTACCAGGAGCTGAAGCGTCGGCGCGGCTGGCGCTTCGCCAGCAACAACCGCGTCGGCAGAAAACCCGCGCGGCAGTACGTCGGCGAGGACGACGAAACCATCAGCCTGTCAGGCGTGCTGCTGCCCGAGCTGACGGGCGGCGATATGTCACTCGCCGTCATCGAAGCGATGGCGGGCCAGCACACCGCTTGGCCGCTGATCGAAGGCACCGGCCACATTTACGGCATGTTCACGATCGACAACATCGATACGACGCGCACGCTATTTTTCGACGACGGCACTGCGCGCCGCATCGAGTTTTCCATTGCACTGACGCGCAATGATGATCTCGACATGCTCGGCATCGTGACCGACGCCATCAAGGGGGCGATCTCGTTATGA